From the genome of Candidatus Melainabacteria bacterium:
AACTTTAGTCCCGCTCTCAAAACTAATTTGTGAACCACCAGGTAAAAAGAATTCCATCTTACCAACTTTAATTTTTCCATCTCTTATTGTTTGTAAAACAGGATCCCCATATCTAGTTCTTACTGACCTTGTTGGAATATCGTACTTAACAGTATCAGTTTCAGGAACTCTAATCTGAATTTTCTTTGTAGCTCCAGCAACAACTCCACCAGTATGAAAGGTTCTCATTGTAAGTTGAGTTCCTGGTTCTCCAATTGACTGGGCAGCAATAATACCAATTGCTTCTCCAATATCTACCATAGTATTTGTAGTTAAACTCCAACCATAACACATTTGACAAATGCCATATGGTAATTCACAAACCAGTGGAGATCTTACTCGGAAAGATTTAATATTATTTTCCTCAATTAATCTTGCTTTTTCTCTGTCAATTATTTCATTTCTTTTTATTATAATTTTTCTGTTTATTGTTAAATCTTCTGTAGCAACTCTACCAATTACACGATCTGCAATATCAACTGTTAATTTTTCTCCTTCGTATAAAGCATGAACAAAAATTCCTTTTTTTGTACCACAATCATATTCACGAACAACAACATCTTGTGCTACATCTACTAATCGTCTGGTTAAATAACCTGAGTCTGCAGTTTTTAGTGCTGTATCAACTAGTCCTTTTCTTGCCCCATAACTTGAAATTATGTATTCAGTTACATTTAGTCCTTCTTTAAAGTTTGTCTTAATAGGCAAATCAATAATCTGCCCTTGAGAGTCAGCCATTAATCCTCTCATTCCAACAAGTTGACGAACCTGGCTTATATTACCTCTTGCCCCTGAAAATGCCATCATGTAAACAGGGTTTAAGCGATCAAAATTATCTATTACTTTTTCTGTAAGTTTTTCTGTAGTTTCAGACCAAGTATCAATAACTTTGTTGTATCTTTCAACTTCAGTAATATCTCCTCTTTCAAATTTTTTATGTGCTTCTTCTATTTGTTTTTCAGCTTCAGTAACTAATACTTTCTTTTCTTCAGGTATTGTTAAGTCTTCAATACCAATTGTTACTCCAGCTTTTGTTGCAAATCTAAAACCAAGATTTTTTAAGGAATTGGCTATTTCACTAGCTATTGCAGATCCATATTTCTCATAAATTTCTAAAACTAGCCTAGAAAGTTTCTTCTTATCAATATTTTCATTGATATATTTCATTTTTTCTTTAGTTCTTGATGTTGGTACAATCATTTTAATTACTTGGTTACTTTCAAAAACATTTGCTATAGCCATATTAAAAACAACTCTACCAACAGTAGTGTTTATTTTCTCACCATCATCACCTCTGACATAAATCTTTGCATGTAAATCTAAAATGCCGGCTTCGTATCCACTAACAGCATCCTGAAAGTTATAAAAATACATTCCTGCGCCTTGGCATAATTTAGGATTTAAAGAAGATTTCTTTTCAGCAGTTAAATAATAAATACCTAAAACCATATCTTGTGTAGGTGTTATAGTTGGTTTTCCACTTGCGGGTAAAAGTATATTGTTTGAAGCCATCATTAACATTCTTGCTTCAGCTTGGGCTTCAACAGATAATGGTACATGTACTGCCATTTGGTCACCATCAAAATCTGCATTAAATGCAGCACAAACTAGTGGGTGCAATTGTATAGCTCTGCCTTCAACAAGCACGGGTTCAAATGCTTGAATACCAAGTCTATGTAATGTTGGTGCACGGTTTAATAAAACAGGGTGACCTTGAATAACTTCTTCTAATATTTCCCAAACTATAGGAGTACCTTTTTCAATTTGTTTTTTTGCAGATTTAATATTTTGACATATTTGCCTTTCTATTAATTTGCTTATAACAAATGGCTTAAAAAGTTCAATTGCCATTTCTCTTGGTAAACCACATTGATGAATACCAAGTTGAGGACCTACTACAATAACAGACCTTCCGGAATAATCAACTCTTTTCCCTAAAAGATTTTGACGGAACCTGCCTTGTTTACCTTCAATAATATTTGACAATGATTTTAAAGGCCTTCCATTTGAACCAGTTACAACTCTCCCTCTCCTGCCATTATCAATTAATGCATCTACTGCTTCTTGAAGCATTCTTTTTTCATTTCGGACAATAATTTCTGGAGCACCCATATCAAGCAGTCTTGCAAGTCTGTTATTTCTGTTTATTGCTCTTCTGTATAAATCATTTAAGTCGCTAGTTGCAAATCTGCCTCCGTCAAGTTGAACCATAGGACGCAAGTCTGGAGGAGTTATGGGTAGCACATCTAGAACCATCCATGTAGGATCAGTCTTAGAAGTAATCAAGTTTTCGAGTAGTCTCAGTCTTTTAATAATTTTTGCTCTTCGTTGTTGGCTGCCTGCTGTACTAGTTAATTCTAATCTTAAATTACTAGTTAACTCTTCTAAACCAGAAAGAGATTTTAACTCACCACGCTCTTCGCGTGTTTTAGCATCAGGAAATTCATATACAGGTTTTGCAATTTCTTCTAATATCAACCTTACAGCTTCTGCTCCTATGGCAACTTCAAACTGAGCATTTTCATCGCTTGCTAAAAGTTCATATTCTTCTTCAGAAAGTAGTTGGTGTTTAACTATAGTTTCAACACTTCCAGGATTTAATACTATGTATTGATTAAAATAAATTACTTGTTCTAGATCTCTAAGTGGTATATCAGTTAATAAACTCATATAACTTGGTATACCTTTTAAAAACCAGATATGACACACTGGAGCTGCAAGCTTTAAATGTCCCATTCTATGTCTTCTTACTTTTGATTCAGTTACTTCTACCCCGCATCTTTCACAAACTATTCCTTTATGTCTAACCCTTTTATACTTACCACAATAACACTCCCAATCTTTTGTTGGACCAAAGATTCTTTCACAAAATAATCCATCTTTTTCTGGTTTTAAAGTCCGGTAATTTATTGTCTCTGGTTTTATAACTTCACCAAATGACCAATCCATAATTCTTGATGGAGAAGCAACTTTAATTTGAAGGTGATTAAACCTGTCAAAGATTGACATTCCTTCGAGATTACCATTTGTTTTACTTATAGATTCTTGGATTGTCACTTTCTTATTATTTACTCTCCTTTATCTCCGTTATCTCCGTCAGTTATCTCATCCGTTAACTTTACTTCTTCAATTAACTTTTCCTCACCTCCTTTATCCTCTTCTTTAGAATCACTACTTTTAGGTTCAACAGCAATAGCAGCTAAATCAATAGCAACTGCCTTTGAACGTAATCCTTTTAATTCTTCTTCCAAGCCAATATCTTTACCAGACAAGGAAACACCTAGACGTGCCTTCCTTAATTCATCTTCATCACTAGTTAAATCAATTTCAGAATCACTTCCATCATGTTGTCTTTTTAAAATAGTGACATCCAAGCCAAGTGACTGAAGTTCACGAACTAAAACTTTAAATGATTCTGGAACGCCAGGCCTTGGAATATTTTCACCTTTAACAATTGATTCATAGGCTCTGCTTCTTCCTGAAACATCATCCGACTTAACTGTTAACATCTCTTGTAAAGTATATGCAGAACCATATGCTTCTAGAGCCCAGCACTCCATCTCACCTAATCTTTGCCCACCAAATTGCGCCTTACCACCAAGGGGTTGTTGAGTTACTAAGCTATATGGACCTGTACTTCTTGCATGGATCTTGTCATCTACAAGGTGTACAAGTTTCATCATGTAAATTTTTCCAACTAAACAAGGATTATCAAATGGTTCACCTGTTCTGCCATCAATTAATTTAACTTTTCCATTTTTATCTATCCAATCAATAGAACATTGTGTTTTAGCTTCATTAATTTCATTTAAAACTAAAATCCTACTTGCTTCAGGATCATACATCTCATCAAACGGCGGAACTTCATAATGCTTGCCTGTTAACATTGAAGCTAAACCTAACATAGTTTCATATGTTTGACCTATATTCATACGGCTAGGCACACCAAGAGGATTTAACAAAATATCAACAGGGGTACCATCGGGTAAAAAAGGCATATCTTCAACAGGAAGAATTTTTGCAATAATACCTTTATTACCATGGCGTCCAGCTACTTTATCACCAACTGAAACTTTTCTTTTTTGCGCAACAAATACTCTTACAACTTTATTTGCAACAGGTGGTAACTCATCACCTTTTTCTCTGTCAAAAATTTTTACATCTACAACACGACCACCTTCTCCATGTGGAACCCTTAAAGAATTATCTCTAACATCTCTTGCTTTTTCTCCAAATATTGCTCGCAGTAATCTTTCTTCTGGTGGGTGATCTGATTCACCTTTTGGTGTAATTTTTCCAACTAAAACATCATCTGCAAATACCCTTGCACCAATTCTTACAATACCATTTTCATCTAAGTGCCTTAATGATTCTTCCGATACATTTGGAACTTCCCTTGTAATTTCTTCAGGCCCAAGTTTTGTAGATCTAGCATCAATTTCTAACTTTTCAATGTGAATAGAAGTATAAGTGTCATCCATTACTAATCTTTCACTTATTAAAATTGCATCTTCAAAGTTATAACCTTCCCATGGCATAAAAGCTGCAAGAATATTTTTCCCAAGTGCTAATTCACCACAGTCAGTTGCAGGTCCATCAGCTAAAACCTGTCCTGGAATTATCTTGTCACTTTCTATAACAATTGGTTTTTGATTTAAACAAGTATCTTGATTGCTTCTATTAAATTTTGTAAGAGGATATTGAATCTCACATTCTTCTTGAGATTTATATTTAACCTTTATAACTTGAGATGAAACATAAGTAATTTCTCCATAATCTGTTGCTAAAATTACCATTCCAGAATCTCTTGCTGTTTGTTTTTCAATTCCTGTACCAACATATGGTCTTTCAGTTGTAATTAA
Proteins encoded in this window:
- the rpoB gene encoding DNA-directed RNA polymerase subunit beta, which produces MPERIKPYAKAGQRTSVLPDLAEIQKASFEWFLREGLSEELKSFSPIRDYTGRLELYFLHDNYSFEDHTEPKKAKTPQEARENDQSYTKKLYIRMRLVNRDTGEIKENKMFVGEIPMMTDRGTFIVNGAERVVVSQIVRSPGIYYKRDVDPNGKRTFNATLIPNRGAWLKLESDVNDIIHVKIDKNRKLYATTLLKALSYTVNEMETLFHHFDFLQKTLEKDPADNREQALIEVYKKLRPGDPTSVEGGRQILESRFFDDKRYNLGKVGRYKINKKLGLSIPEDVRVLTRDDIVAAIDYLINLHYDEGQIDDIDHLGNRRVRSVGELLQNQFRVGLSRLERIIKERMTLQDADTLTPANLLNPKPLIAAIREFFGSSQLSQFMDQTNALAELTHKRRLSALGPGGLSRERAGFAVRDIHPSHYGRICPVETPEGPNAGLIGSLATHARVNQYGFIETPYRKVVNGVVTNEIQYLSADEEDNFRVAPGDEPVDKDGAFKTEFVPVRYKNEFIVVPPEEVDFIGVSPIQIVSVGTALIPFLEHDDANRALMGSNMQRQSVPLITTERPYVGTGIEKQTARDSGMVILATDYGEITYVSSQVIKVKYKSQEECEIQYPLTKFNRSNQDTCLNQKPIVIESDKIIPGQVLADGPATDCGELALGKNILAAFMPWEGYNFEDAILISERLVMDDTYTSIHIEKLEIDARSTKLGPEEITREVPNVSEESLRHLDENGIVRIGARVFADDVLVGKITPKGESDHPPEERLLRAIFGEKARDVRDNSLRVPHGEGGRVVDVKIFDREKGDELPPVANKVVRVFVAQKRKVSVGDKVAGRHGNKGIIAKILPVEDMPFLPDGTPVDILLNPLGVPSRMNIGQTYETMLGLASMLTGKHYEVPPFDEMYDPEASRILVLNEINEAKTQCSIDWIDKNGKVKLIDGRTGEPFDNPCLVGKIYMMKLVHLVDDKIHARSTGPYSLVTQQPLGGKAQFGGQRLGEMECWALEAYGSAYTLQEMLTVKSDDVSGRSRAYESIVKGENIPRPGVPESFKVLVRELQSLGLDVTILKRQHDGSDSEIDLTSDEDELRKARLGVSLSGKDIGLEEELKGLRSKAVAIDLAAIAVEPKSSDSKEEDKGGEEKLIEEVKLTDEITDGDNGDKGE
- the rpoC gene encoding DNA-directed RNA polymerase subunit beta'; this encodes MTIQESISKTNGNLEGMSIFDRFNHLQIKVASPSRIMDWSFGEVIKPETINYRTLKPEKDGLFCERIFGPTKDWECYCGKYKRVRHKGIVCERCGVEVTESKVRRHRMGHLKLAAPVCHIWFLKGIPSYMSLLTDIPLRDLEQVIYFNQYIVLNPGSVETIVKHQLLSEEEYELLASDENAQFEVAIGAEAVRLILEEIAKPVYEFPDAKTREERGELKSLSGLEELTSNLRLELTSTAGSQQRRAKIIKRLRLLENLITSKTDPTWMVLDVLPITPPDLRPMVQLDGGRFATSDLNDLYRRAINRNNRLARLLDMGAPEIIVRNEKRMLQEAVDALIDNGRRGRVVTGSNGRPLKSLSNIIEGKQGRFRQNLLGKRVDYSGRSVIVVGPQLGIHQCGLPREMAIELFKPFVISKLIERQICQNIKSAKKQIEKGTPIVWEILEEVIQGHPVLLNRAPTLHRLGIQAFEPVLVEGRAIQLHPLVCAAFNADFDGDQMAVHVPLSVEAQAEARMLMMASNNILLPASGKPTITPTQDMVLGIYYLTAEKKSSLNPKLCQGAGMYFYNFQDAVSGYEAGILDLHAKIYVRGDDGEKINTTVGRVVFNMAIANVFESNQVIKMIVPTSRTKEKMKYINENIDKKKLSRLVLEIYEKYGSAIASEIANSLKNLGFRFATKAGVTIGIEDLTIPEEKKVLVTEAEKQIEEAHKKFERGDITEVERYNKVIDTWSETTEKLTEKVIDNFDRLNPVYMMAFSGARGNISQVRQLVGMRGLMADSQGQIIDLPIKTNFKEGLNVTEYIISSYGARKGLVDTALKTADSGYLTRRLVDVAQDVVVREYDCGTKKGIFVHALYEGEKLTVDIADRVIGRVATEDLTINRKIIIKRNEIIDREKARLIEENNIKSFRVRSPLVCELPYGICQMCYGWSLTTNTMVDIGEAIGIIAAQSIGEPGTQLTMRTFHTGGVVAGATKKIQIRVPETDTVKYDIPTRSVRTRYGDPVLQTIRDGKIKVGKMEFFLPGGSQISFESGTKVQKDEVIAEYTEIRQKELIEKATKDIIADHPGQILFEEFSADERRDRQGNISRTANKSGIIWVMEGDVYNLPPGSRLTVKDGEQVKQNNILAETYIISERGGEVRYKEDLTVVEEAKFSKEKIKRLVQGREVSIVIARVGAENAKLESTKQGNSWKIKETKTTPEEFYTIKVVPDETIENKSVIAELVDDGVLAVSNAGEIRYDGLEVDESRIITQPGNIYFIPEEVHYLSKDVSLKLVENEEKVKAGQEIVKDVFTHIDGVVEIKIDNDIIHEVVVRNGDIYDISDATQLKCEDGEIVKEGVEVYPGITTDSVKLVTLLEDEEKATVRLLLRPVQSFSIEPKKVNFQGYSTDPNIALLAVTQMLYRDGERVRNFNGGPLSKTSLVLTMTGDLITLKGKVELTKTYEGKQELQIILQENVVLRREQDTNITQLLVDDHDHIEPGVALAKTQVLARINGEVCLSTQQEKRILLITSNDLIKQETTARPVVKVGEFIKIGDKLGGQTESVCSGQIVSLDQKAVVIRKGRPYLVSAGAQLQCDNGHLVQRGDQLASLIYERIKTADIVQGLPRVEELLEGRKPRESTILSELSAKVKVVQEDDTKKVILVAGDVQKEIQVPTGLNIIVEEGQEVKVGESLTDGPANPHDILNLLGVEAVQQYLLDEVQKVYRSQGVEISDKHIEIIIRQMTRKVRIEDAGDTILLPGELVELRDIKEETEKARKLISKDAKPPIYKPILLGITKASLNTESFISAASFQETTRILSEASIQGKKDWLRGLKENVIIGRLIPAGTGYLHSQAVELNITDFGQAISETLAESRREASLN